A genome region from Glycine max cultivar Williams 82 chromosome 5, Glycine_max_v4.0, whole genome shotgun sequence includes the following:
- the LOC100500500 gene encoding uncharacterized protein LOC100500500: protein MGNCQAVDTATLVIQQPNGKVERLYWPVSASEVMKTNPDHYVALLISTTLCSSKDNENCSSKSDNTTNPVRLTRIKLLKPTDTLMLGQVYRLISAQEVMKGLWEKKQAKMKRNLSESAQKPNLMKERTDKSTRRSEPEDNQETKAERHGSRTASTNNASSATAKSRTWQPSLQSISEAAS from the exons ATGGGAAATTGCCAAGCCGTTGACACTGCAACTCTAGTGATTCAGCAACCCAATGGGAAAGTAGAAAGGTTGTATTGGCCTGTGAGTGCTAGTGAAGTGATGAAGACCAACCCTGATCACTATGTTGCTCTTCTTATCTCCACCACATTGTGCTCATCCAAGGACAATGAAAATTGCTCGAGTAAGAGTGACAATACCACCAACCCTGTTCGCCTTACCCGCATCAAGCTTCTCAAACCAACTGATACCCTTATGCTTGGCCAAGTTTATAGACTAATCTCAGCTCAAG AGGTTATGAAGGGTCTTTGGGAAAAGAAACAAGCAAAGATGAAGAGAAACTTGTCGGAATCAGCACAAAAGCCAAATCTGATGAAGGAAAGGACAGACAAATCAACAAGGAGGTCCGAGCCGGAGGACAACCAG GAAACCAAAGCTGAAAGACACGGGTCAAGGACAGCATCAACTAATAATGCTTCTAGTGCCACAGCTAAGTCAAGAACATGGCAACCCTCTTTACAAAGCATCTCAGAGGCAGCCAGCTGA